Proteins co-encoded in one Candida albicans SC5314 chromosome 3, complete sequence genomic window:
- the FKH2 gene encoding forkhead family transcription factor (Forkhead transcription factor; morphogenesis regulator; required for wild-type hyphal transcription, cell separation, and for virulence in cell culture; mutant lacks true hyphae, is constitutively pseudohyphal; upregulated in RHE model) → MSAQFITPKKRPHSPLDSNELLPSFEDPQDMINAVVSTLSAPEEKTNVSIAYANEKNQATEIQAYAKIAGKDWTFYVKSLAVSIGRNIELSAPSNTNITTPLIDIDLGPAKVVSRSHAAITYNLDLRCWELKVLGRNGARIDGQKVNVDSPNVNALHSGAILDIGGTQMMFILPDAPAVVAPKMLEKCLLRYKEQQQQQNKRISSGPGIGGSTSFQMFDKAHLTHSPSSISANSLQSNLDQDLSKEEAKDIKPPYSYATMITQAILSNPQGVMSLSEIYNWIADHYAYYKYSKTGWQNSIRHNLSLNKAFEKVPRRPNEPGKGMKWQISESYKEEFLNKISDGTISKTRRGSSVSRQLSLHLATHNQLPESHKYTMDQQIHNGTAASIPQQQKQQQQQQKRPPQQQNSQPHLSQPHYTIPSNPMQTNSMGYIPQSNIYNMSNSDRRYTPYQQSQNPLMYQHQQQHIGQTYNQLGRPQGQLGQPMMQPQQQSYTSSNIKTEPSSPKRNPSISNNTPKMAKGTVSTESHSRSTSYTTTQLHEMSNFNSSANDSTSTAPTASTTTNGDIGLNFASPKKITALEAYTPERGSKGNPSGTNNNNNTNNTNTNTTNNNNGKNTAGGPNTNQSSPAFWNFVQFSTPNGQSPVRKSSEEVGNNSPTLNRKIKRERENDETNSPFKKKQRTEMIDS, encoded by the exons ATGTCAGCACAATTTATCACACCGAAAAAGCGTCCCCACTCACCACTAGATAGTAATGAATTACTTCCTTCTTTTGAAGATCCCCAGGATATGATAAATGCAGTGGTATCTACGTTACTGGCTCCAGAGGAGAAAACCAATGTTTCTATTGCATATGCCAATGAGAAAAATCAAGCCACAGAAATCCAAGCCTATGCTAAGATTGCTGGTAAGGATTGGACATTTTATGTCAAGTCATTGGCAGTTTCGATAGgaagaaatattgaattatccGCACCCAGTAATACTAATATAACTACACCTTTAATAGATATTGACTTGGGCCCAGCTAAAGTAGTCAGTAGACTGCATGCCGCTATTACTTATAATCTAGATTTAAGATGTTGGGAGTTAAAAGTTCTTGGAAGAAATGGTGCAAGAATAGACGGTCAAAAAGTTAATGTTGATTCACCAAATGTTAATGCATTACATTCGGGGGCAATTTTGGATATTGGTGGTACCCAAATGATGTTTATTTTGCCTGATGCTCCAGCAGTTGTTGCCCCGAAAATGTTGGAGAAATGTCTTCTCAGATACAAggagcaacaacaacaacagaacAAACGAATTTCAAGTGGACCTGGTATCGGTGGCTCCAcaagttttcaaatgttTGATAAAGCTCATCTAACTCATTCCCCTTCATCTATTTCAGCAAACTCGCTCCAATCAAATTTGGATCAAGACTTGTCAAAAGAGGAAGCCAAAGATATCAAGCCTCCCTATTCTTATGCGACAATGATTACGCAAGCAATCTTATCGAATCCTCAAGGAGTAATGTCATTATCTGAGATTTACAATTGGATTGCTGATCATTACGCATACTATAAATACTCGAAAACTGGTTGGCAAAATTCGATTAGACACAATTTGTCCTTGAATAAAGCGTTTGAAAAAGTTCCAAGAAGACCAAATGAACCAGGAAAAGGTATGAAATGGCAAATTAGTGAATCATACAAGGAAgaatttttaaacaaaatttctGATGGAACCATCCTGAAAACAAGAAGAGGTTCTTCAGTTTCTAGACAATTGAGTTTACATTTGGCTACTCATAACCAATTACCCGAATCACACAAGTATACAATGGATCAACAAATACACAACGGTACCGCTGCTTCAATACCTcagcaacaaaaacaacaacaacaacaacaaaaacgaccaccacaacaacagaatTCACAGCCACACTTGTCGCAACCCCATTACACAATTCCTTCTAATCCCATGCAAACCAATTCCATGGGATACATACCACAATCCAATATTTACAATATGTCAAATAGCGATCGTCGTTATACACCATACCAACAACTGCAAAACCCACTTATgtatcaacatcaacagcAACATATTGGCCAAACATATAACCAATTAGGGCGACCACAAGGCCAGCTAGGACAACCAATGATGCAacctcaacaacaaagcTACACCCTGAGTAACATTAAAACCGAGCCCAGTTCtccaaaaagaaatccaTCTATTTCTAACAACACACCAAAGATGGCTAAAGGCACAG TATCAACAGAAAGCCATTCGAGAAGCACATCGTATACGACAACACAGTTGCACGAAATGTCCAATTTCAATAGTTCTGCTAATGATAGTACTTCAACTGCCCCAACTGCttctacaacaacaaatggAGACATTGGATTAAACTTTGCCAGTCCCAAAAAGATAACTGCTTTAGAAGCCTATACGCCGGAAAGAGGTTCAAAAGGTAATCCTAGCGgcaccaataataataataatactaataatactaatactaatactactaataataataatgggaAAAACACAGCTGGTGGTCCAAATACAAATCAATCGTCACCGGcattttggaattttgttcaatttagTACACCTAATGGACAATCACCAGTAAGAAAAAGTAGTGAAGAAGTAGGGAATAATAGTCCTACATTGAATAGAAAAATAAAGCGAGAGAGGgaaaatgatgaaaccAATTCGccatttaaaaaaaaacaacgGACTGAAATGATTGATCTGTGA
- a CDS encoding uncharacterized protein (Ortholog of Candida albicans WO-1 : CAWG_02403): protein MSNFNSSANDSTSTAPTASTTTNGDIGLNFASPKKITALEAYTPERGSKGNPSGTNNNNNTNNTNTNTTNNNNGKNTAGGPNTNQSSPAFWNFVQFSTPNGQSPVRKSSEEVGNNSPTLNRKIKRERENDETNSPFKKKQRTEMIDS, encoded by the coding sequence ATGTCCAATTTCAATAGTTCTGCTAATGATAGTACTTCAACTGCCCCAACTGCttctacaacaacaaatggAGACATTGGATTAAACTTTGCCAGTCCCAAAAAGATAACTGCTTTAGAAGCCTATACGCCGGAAAGAGGTTCAAAAGGTAATCCTAGCGgcaccaataataataataatactaataatactaatactaatactactaataataataatgggaAAAACACAGCTGGTGGTCCAAATACAAATCAATCGTCACCGGcattttggaattttgttcaatttagTACACCTAATGGACAATCACCAGTAAGAAAAAGTAGTGAAGAAGTAGGGAATAATAGTCCTACATTGAATAGAAAAATAAAGCGAGAGAGGgaaaatgatgaaaccAATTCGccatttaaaaaaaaacaacgGACTGAAATGATTGATCTGTGA
- the SWD1 gene encoding COMPASS subunit protein (Ortholog(s) have histone methyltransferase activity (H3-K4 specific) activity): MNLSLQDPFSVAKEFPETLTNTLNYGHSVAIQFNHKGDYLASGLSDGSIVIYEMVSSGVIAHLNQYCHIRPITSITWSKCGRYLLTSSQDWWVKLWDLSKVNITDAKDIDESPVIREVKFDGPIWSACMHPTNPFVFTASLFEDSPVYVDFTAKDQPPQITRLTTTPLEMNEPTEGDDEEEIARKRRKKMEKHMTLVSIFTHEGNYIFTGTSKGWLNIFDTTSSNLNLVRSIKIANSNIKNLMISQNGRKLAVNSSDRIIRQIDLPDLINVEDSNDWDFEIDHKYQDVVNRLQWNSISFNHNAEFLVASTHGQSSHDLYLWETSMASLVKILEGSNEELVDVKWNYSRCTIGSIGLDSGIIYLWSVQFPQKWSALAPDFVEIEENIEYLEKEDEFDIIDEDELHKKRLEEEDYVADVLKMDTTDARGFDITQDSFIIPINYEKNFYE, translated from the coding sequence ATGAACTTATCCCTCCAAGATCCATTCTCGGTGGCTAAAGAATTTCCTGAAACATTAACCAATACATTAAATTATGGTCATTCAGTAGCAATCCAATTCAACCACAAGGGCGATTATTTAGCATCGGGATTATCTGATGGATCAATAGTCATATACGAGATGGTCTCCAGCGGGGTGATAGCTCATTTAAACCAATACTGTCATATAAGACCGATCACTTCAATTACATGGTCTAAATGTGGAAGGTATCTATTGACTTCTTCACAGGATTGGTGGGTCAAGTTATGGGATTTGAGCAAAGTGAATATAACTGATGCaaaagatattgatgaGTCACCAGTTATCAGAGAAGTTAAATTTGATGGACCAATATGGCTGGCTTGTATGCATCCCACAAACCCGTTTGTTTTCACTGCTTCATTGTTTGAAGATTCACCCGTTTATGTGGATTTTACAGCAAAAGATCAACCACCCCAGATTACTAGATTGACAACGACACCTCTAGAAATGAACGAACCAACAGAAGGCGACGATGAAGAGGAAATTGccagaaaaagaagaaagaagatgGAAAAACACATGACATTGGTTCTGATTTTTACTCATGAGGgtaattatatttttacaGGTACCAGCAAAGGATGGttaaatatatttgataCTACATCGAGTAACTTAAATTTGGTCCGTTCGATAAAAATAGCCAACTCCAATATAAAGAATTTAATGATATCCCAGAACGGTAGAAAGCTAGCTGTCAATTCATCTGATAGAATAATACGACAGATTGATCTACCTGATTTAATCAATGTGGAAGATTCCAACGATTGGGATTTTGAAATCGATCATAAATACCAAGATGTGGTGAATCGATTACAATGGAACTCAATATCCTTCAATCACAATGCTGAGTTTTTAGTTGCATCAACCCATGGTCAGTCCTCTCATGATCTATATCTTTGGGAAACATCGATGGCATCATTAGTGAAAATCTTAGAAGGGTCCAATGAAGAATTAGTAGATGTCAAATGGAACTATTCTCGTTGTACAATAGGATCAATTGGACTAGACAGTGGGATAATATATCTTTGGTCAGTACAATTTCCTCAGAAATGGAGTGCCTTGGCCCCGGactttgttgaaattgaagaaaatatcGAATATTTAGAAAAGGAAGATGAGTTTGATATTATCGATGAAGATGAGCTACATAAGAAACGATTGGAAGAAGAGGACTATGTTGCTGATGTGCTAAAGATGGACACAACTGATGCTCGAGGCTTTGATATAACTCAGgattcatttattattccCATCAATTATGAAAAGAACTTCTATGAATAA
- the VPS8 gene encoding CORVET complex membrane-binding subunit (Putative vacuolar sorting protein; downregulated upon adherence to polystyrene), translating into MVATDSVFNELSAKSLLSSSPSIISNSTSSISETSLRKTKFDDRATTKTSLALKSYRNNGNQTSRISTLNEPQPNGGGGSGEDDEILLKDIFQWNELKTISDTINSPEFINSHGSRLFVKSNAVYIAIITNRGNIVIFNYRQEIDYIFVPTQSTDENCSISCIAFSSDCSYLAAGLQDGSIRLWNLKKATKGNHIPNLPFYTIYPISLKSRFAQNVQGHVINTKITYISFVGESNYQLITADDCGLVFFHNGIKKFMNLIYVTTKLLGKNDANLDDSKFKIRRMEMLPLGSAHQITDKMGIVAIMTDDLLVIVSAISLNDDTVSYVKQHFKIGKPKHIIHEQDFPSYCLSWMPSIQTKTGVTNIRLAYCWNNILTILELDNKSVSGRILDFINNAKDKNKVISKLPFKKIARLTDERIIRDIKWLQSDILCVFLDNEMITIYSNGTMLVPAASQTIGNISDINLSKHRVIYTDESKLFIGKSLGWADILLNKLSQGLYAEALSIADNYYNSNSVGKLTVVGLPQNQKQRGDLIEPYLIKIMREAMPHLIQSDHESYITLCLNIIAYLAVPNDLLEALYEIVQDNSIFFQALEPFILSGLILSLPPVVLKALIQYYVKAENQQSTNMDDDGELLTEIICTLDIKSLDIDLTIQLCKQYNLRECLVYVWNFVLNDYQTPLVDFFVDIKKNPSSPDNFKVYTYLSYILTGRQYPIDKFINNDMVAKKTICDILFSSSTISSVPTENGNTIFPYLYTLLKFDSLEMLSCLNEFFEDSFLNEDPKLNRQYLIEALIDIFEANDEQFTDFDKCQLSIFIARNYPKYSQFLRLSDSILSDVFNRLCENKSESIFSDCELALQSLLPYFEPEDEYYVEKLEMAKYYNVLINMYKSEGMFSQALKMWLKREHENASEDTLDNETPEMDIDGGSDDHDHDHVDQLYLLLESSFASSKNPSDRLNLVKIVKDNFGKFLKLNYVSDYNISRFVNLIEQFSPNLHLEVLKLTSSSDKTDVDNEIVLSYLREVFLISKSIDLTQFINRYVELLLLYKKDKEVISFVKQWKDKVDYDVVMSLFKNHNAIEPQVILLIDHKKSSVALELILKYVEDNVNDTSLQEEFTNLLDLAIAICENPKNHVTSEVRADELKLNEKLWVELITRLVVLVNSSNIVAGSQIYQFFNQFIHDCFKRISDHKLNNDSKSLFLNVFNKFLHQFPEDDPTKFATLANIKDVLQQVFISYSYESEILKITMRMFNRDMYKNMMLLQDIKLAKWDITTKNCANCGKPMWGKHIDTEDLNQHWLAWENCQKQKLWGNGKDDTFADLKLIFFSCGHGYHYNCLERLGVNDYCVICGKK; encoded by the coding sequence ATGGTGGCGACGGATCTGGTTTTCAATGAGTTATCTGCGAAATCTTTACTATCTTCATCGCCTAGCATCatatcaaattcaacatcAAGTATATCCGAAACACTGCTACGGAAAACCAAATTTGATGATCGAGCTACCACCAAGACAAGTTTAGCATTGAAATCATACAGAAATAATGGTAACCAAACTTCACGAATATCAACATTAAACGAACCCCAACCTAATGGAGGAGGCGGAAGCGGAGAAGACGATGAGATACTTTTGAAAGATATTTTCCAATGGAATGAATTGAAGACAATTTCAGACACTATTAATTCCCCTGAATTCATCAATCTGCATGGCTCACGTCTATTTGTCAAATCCAATGCAGTATATATTGCCATTATTACAAATCGGGGCAATATAGtgatttttaattatagACAAGAAATAGATTATATATTTGTGCCGACTCAAAGTACTGAtgaaaattgttcaatCTCATGTATTGCATTTTCATCTGATTGTTCTTATTTGGCAGCAGGACTACAAGATGGTTCAATTAGACTatggaatttgaaaaaagcaACTAAGGGGAACCATATCCCCAATTTACCATTTTATACAATATACCCAATCAGTTTAAAATCAAGGTTTGCCCAGAATGTCCAAGGTCATGTCATAAATACCAAGATCACGtatatttcatttgttgGAGAATctaattatcaattaattactGCGGATGATTGTGGATTGGTGTTTTTCCATAACGgtatcaaaaaattcatgaatttgatttatgtCACTACTAAACTTTTAGGTAAAAATGATGCAAATTTGGATGATagtaaattcaaaattcgTCGTATGGAAATGTTGCCTTTGGGTTCCGCACACCAAATAACTGATAAAATGGGTATAGTAGCAATTATGActgatgatttattagtTATTGTATCTGCAATTTCTTTGAATGATGATACTGTACTGTATGTCAAACAACATTTTAAAATAGGCAAACCCAAACATATCATCCATGAACAAGATTTTCCTTCTTACTGCTTAAGTTGGATGCCCTCGATACAAACCAAAACTGGAGTCACCAATATTCGCTTGGCCTATTGTTGGAATAATATATTGACAATTTTAGAATTGGACAACAAGAGTGTTTCGGGAAGAATACTAGATTTTATAAACAATGCtaaagataaaaataaagtaatatcaaaattaccttttaaaaaaattgctaGATTGACTGATGAGAGAATAATACGTGACATTAAATGGCTTCAATCTGATATTTTATGTGTATTTTTGGATAATGAAATGATCACCATTTATAGTAATGGCACAATGTTGGTACCTGCTGCAAGTCAGACAATTGGTAATATCTCCGACATAAATTTATCTAAACATAGAGTTATATATACTGATGAGTCAAAACTATTTATTGGTAAACTGTTAGGATGGGCAGACATTCTATTAAACAAGCTATCACAAGGGTTATATGCAGAAGCATTGAGCATTGCCGATAATTATTACAACTCGAATTCTGTGGGGAAACTAACAGTTGTTGGATTGCCGCAAAATCAAAAGCAGCGAggtgatttgattgaacCTTATCTTATTAAAATAATGAGAGAGGCAATGCCGCATTTGATACAATCAGATCATGAATCGTATATCACATTATGTTTGAATATTATTGCGTACCTAGCTGTACCAAATGATTTACTTGAAGCCTTATATGAAATTGTACAGGATAATTCTATATTTTTCCAAGCTTTGGAACCTTTTATTTTATCAGGGTTGATACTTTCCTTGCCACCGGTTGTCTTGAAAGCATTAATTCAGTATTATGTCAAAGCAGAGAATCAACAATCTACAAATATGGACGATGATGGTGAGTTGTTGACAGAGATTATATGTACATTGGATATAAAACTGTTGGACATTGATTTAACTATTCAATTATGTAAACAATACAACCTTCGAGAATGTTTGGTTTATGTCTggaattttgttttgaatgattatcaaacaccattggttgatttttttgttgatataaagaaaaatccTTCTTCACCAGACAATTTTAAAGTTTACACATATTTATCCTATATTTTAACTGGACGTCAATACCCAATAgataaattcattaataatgatatggTGGCAAAGAAAACTATTTGTgatatattattttcaagttCAACAATTAGTTCTGTGCCAACGGAGAATGGCAACACAATTTTTCCTTATTTATACACTTTACTTAAATTTGACTCTTTGGAAATGTTATCTTGTcttaatgaattttttgaagaTCTGTTTTTGAATGAAGATCCAAAATTAAATCGACAATATTTGATAGAAGCATTAATAGATATTTTCGAAGCTAATGATGAACAATTTACAGATTTTGACAAGTGTCAATTACTGATTTTCATTGCTAGAAACTATCCCAAATATAGTCAATTTTTACGATTATCAGATTCAATATTATCAGATGTTTTCAATCGATTATGTGAAAATAAGTCGGAATCTATTTTCCTGGATTGTGAATTGGCATTACAGAGTTTATTACCTTATTTTGAACCAGAAGATGAATATTATGtggaaaaattggaaatggcaaaatattataatgTGTTGATTAATATGTATAAGTCAGAAGGAATGTTTTCACAAGCTTTAAAGATGTGGTTGAAACGAGAACACGAGAATGCTTCTGAAGATACTCTTGATAATGAAACACCAGAAATGGACATAGATGGTGGTAGTGATGATCATGATCATGATCATGTCGATCAGTTATATTTGCTATTGGAGAGTTCGTTTGCATCTAGTAAGAATCCTAGTGATCGATTAAACTTGGTTAAAATAGTGAAAGATAATTTTGgcaaatttttgaaattgaattatgtTTCAGACTACAATATTTCTAGATTTGtgaatttaattgaacaattttcaCCGAATTTACATTTGGAAGTTTTAAAGCTTACTAGTAGTAGTGATAAAActgatgttgataatgaGATTGTGTTAAGCTATTTACGTGAAGTGTTTCTAATTTCCAAATCTATTGATTTAactcaatttattaatagaTACGTTGAATTGTTATTGCTCTACAAGAAGGACAAAGAAGTGATAAGTTTTGTCAAACAATGGAAAGATAAAGTTGACTATGATGTGGTGATGCTGTTATTTAAGAATCATAATGCCATTGAACCACAAGTGATACTTTTGATTGATCACAAAAAGTCCTCCGTAGCGTTGGAACTTATATTGAAATATGTTGAAGATAATGTCAATGATACAAGTCTACAAGAGGAATTTACCAATCTTCTTGATTTAGCAATTGCAATTTGTGAGAACCCCAAAAATCATGTCACTAGCGAGGTTAGAGcagatgaattgaaattaaacgAGAAATTATGGGTTGAATTGATTACTAGGTTGGTTGTTCTTGTTAATTCGTCTAATATTGTTGCTGGTTcacaaatttatcaatttttcaatcaatttatacATGATTGctttaaaagaattagcgatcataaattgaataacgattctaaatcattatttttaaatgtgttcaataaatttttgcATCAATTTCCTGAAGATGACCCCACAAAATTTGCCACACTTGCTAATATCAAAGATGTATTACAACAAGTGTTTATTTCATATTCCTATGAAAGTGAAATCTTGAAAATAACTATGCGAATGTTTAATCGAGATATGTATAAAAACATGATGTTATTGCAAGATATCAAACTAGCAAAATGGGATATAACAACCAAGAATTGTGCCAATTGTGGGAAACCAATGTGGGGTAAACACATTGATACTGAAGATTTGAATCAGCATTGGTTAGCTTGGGAGAATTgccaaaaacaaaaactctGGGGCAATGGTAAAGATGATACTTTCGCTGATTTAAAGTTGATATTCTTTTCATGTGGACATGGTTATCATTATAATTGTCTTGAAAGATTGGGAGTTAATGATTATTGTGTCATTTGTGGGAAGAAGTAA